A section of the Halostella salina genome encodes:
- a CDS encoding quinone-dependent dihydroorotate dehydrogenase, translating to MDPYDVARPLLFRLPAETAHGAVHGGLELVQGTPVERLLASRYAAPDDDRLTVEAFGQRFPNPVGVAAGFDKNAAVPSALASLGFGHVEVGGVTAEPQAGNPRPRLFRLREDEALVNRMGLNNEGADAVGDRLAAAPVDVPVGVNIAKTEHVESDDAPADYRYTYEQVADGADFFVVNVSCPNSEGFRELQNRDSMAAILGELVDAGAAPLLVKLSPDLPTPAVEDALEIVDDLNLDGVVATNTTTDRPASLRSPNRAEEGGLSGKPIENDATGMVRFVAERVDVPVVGVGGVSSAEGAYRKIRAGASLVQLYTGLVYEGPSLAREINAGLLDLLDRDGFDSVADAIGADL from the coding sequence ATGGATCCCTACGACGTGGCGAGACCCCTCCTGTTTCGACTCCCGGCCGAAACCGCCCACGGGGCCGTCCACGGCGGCCTTGAACTGGTACAGGGAACGCCAGTGGAACGCCTCCTCGCGTCGCGGTACGCCGCGCCGGACGACGACCGGCTGACCGTCGAGGCGTTCGGCCAGCGCTTTCCGAACCCCGTCGGGGTGGCCGCGGGGTTCGACAAGAACGCGGCGGTGCCGAGCGCGCTCGCGAGCCTCGGTTTCGGCCACGTCGAGGTCGGCGGCGTCACCGCCGAGCCGCAGGCCGGCAACCCGCGCCCCCGTCTGTTCCGCCTGCGGGAGGACGAGGCGCTCGTCAACCGCATGGGCCTGAACAACGAGGGGGCCGACGCCGTCGGCGACCGGCTGGCCGCCGCGCCCGTCGACGTACCCGTCGGCGTCAACATCGCGAAGACCGAACACGTGGAAAGCGACGACGCGCCGGCGGACTACCGCTACACCTACGAGCAGGTCGCCGACGGAGCGGACTTTTTCGTCGTCAACGTTTCCTGCCCGAACTCGGAGGGGTTCCGGGAGCTCCAGAACCGCGACTCGATGGCGGCGATCCTCGGCGAACTCGTCGACGCCGGCGCTGCCCCGCTGCTGGTGAAGCTCTCGCCCGACCTCCCGACGCCGGCCGTCGAGGACGCGCTGGAGATCGTCGACGACCTGAATCTGGACGGCGTCGTCGCGACGAACACGACGACCGACCGGCCGGCGAGCCTCCGAAGCCCCAACCGCGCCGAGGAGGGCGGCCTCTCGGGGAAGCCGATCGAGAACGACGCGACCGGGATGGTCCGGTTCGTCGCCGAGCGCGTCGACGTGCCGGTCGTCGGCGTCGGCGGCGTCTCCAGCGCCGAGGGGGCCTACCGGAAGATCCGCGCCGGCGCGTCGCTCGTCCAGCTGTACACCGGACTCGTCTACGAGGGGCCGTCGCTGGCCCGCGAGATCAACGCGGGGCTACTCGACCTGCTCGACCGCGACGGCTTCGACTCCGTCGCGGACGCGATCGGCGCGGACCTGTAA
- a CDS encoding non-histone chromosomal MC1 family protein — protein sequence MVREDGKRNFALRDSGDEPSVFSGNTPRQAALKAARRLDPASSEDAADETELRLREKGTDKVHIYEGWAWEEEAPDDKPDWMPQEITEANVSKQGIEHLDE from the coding sequence ATGGTACGTGAAGACGGTAAGCGCAATTTCGCGCTACGAGACAGCGGTGACGAACCGAGCGTGTTTTCCGGGAACACTCCACGCCAGGCAGCACTGAAAGCGGCCCGCCGACTCGACCCCGCGTCCAGCGAGGACGCGGCCGACGAGACCGAACTCCGTCTCCGCGAGAAGGGGACGGACAAGGTCCACATCTACGAGGGCTGGGCCTGGGAGGAGGAGGCCCCCGACGACAAACCCGACTGGATGCCCCAGGAGATCACCGAGGCGAACGTCTCCAAGCAGGGCATCGAACACCTCGACGAGTGA